A stretch of Usitatibacter palustris DNA encodes these proteins:
- a CDS encoding trans-sulfuration enzyme family protein yields MTKPLHPETLAAQGPGRVSEPYKDIVPPIHASTTYERGAAGDYPGGRVYSRADNPSYDTAEALLAQLENAHAALLFASGQAAAATVFQALAPGDVALVPRNMYWAFRNWLLRAAAPWGLKVEFYENAAIDDLASKARALKPRLIWIETPANPTWDITDIAAAATIAREVGAVLAVDSTVATPLLTRPLELGAHLVMHSATKYLNGHSDVIAGALATAADDELWQRIKYLRSGSGAVLGPFEAWLLLRGMRTLHLRVAAACANALAIARRFEGHARLSHVLYPGLASHPQHAVAARQMHGGFGGMLSLRVKDGEEASKAFTARLKVFKRATSLGSVESLAEHRASVEGPGTLCPADLVRLSVGVEHLDDLLADIEQALG; encoded by the coding sequence GTGACCAAGCCCCTGCATCCCGAAACGCTTGCCGCGCAGGGCCCGGGACGTGTCTCGGAGCCCTACAAGGACATCGTTCCGCCGATCCACGCCTCGACCACGTACGAGCGCGGTGCCGCGGGCGACTATCCCGGCGGCCGCGTGTACTCGCGCGCGGACAATCCCAGCTACGACACGGCCGAGGCGTTGCTCGCGCAACTGGAGAACGCGCACGCCGCGCTGCTCTTCGCGTCCGGCCAGGCCGCGGCGGCCACCGTCTTCCAGGCGCTCGCACCCGGCGACGTGGCGCTGGTGCCGCGCAACATGTACTGGGCGTTTCGCAACTGGCTGTTGCGTGCCGCCGCACCCTGGGGACTGAAGGTCGAGTTCTACGAGAACGCCGCGATCGACGACCTCGCCTCGAAGGCGCGCGCGCTCAAGCCGCGGCTCATCTGGATCGAGACCCCCGCGAACCCGACCTGGGACATCACCGACATCGCCGCCGCGGCCACGATCGCGCGTGAGGTGGGCGCCGTGCTCGCCGTCGATTCCACCGTGGCGACACCCCTGCTCACGCGCCCGCTCGAGCTCGGCGCGCATCTGGTCATGCATTCGGCGACGAAATACCTGAACGGTCACTCGGACGTGATCGCGGGCGCGCTCGCCACCGCGGCCGACGACGAACTCTGGCAGCGCATCAAGTACCTGCGCAGTGGCAGCGGCGCGGTGCTCGGTCCGTTCGAAGCATGGCTTCTCTTGCGCGGCATGCGCACGTTGCATCTTCGTGTTGCCGCCGCGTGTGCGAACGCGCTTGCCATTGCGCGGCGCTTCGAAGGGCACGCGCGGCTCTCGCACGTGCTCTACCCGGGGCTCGCCTCCCACCCGCAGCACGCGGTCGCCGCGCGGCAGATGCACGGCGGCTTTGGCGGAATGCTCTCGCTTCGCGTGAAGGACGGCGAAGAAGCCTCCAAGGCGTTCACCGCCCGCCTGAAGGTGTTCAAGCGCGCGACGTCGCTGGGATCGGTGGAAAGCCTCGCCGAGCATCGCGCGAGCGTCGAGGGCCCCGGCACGCTCTGCCCCGCCGACCTCGTGCGGCTATCGGTCGGCGTCGAGCACCTCGACGACCTGCTCGCGGACATCGAGCAAGCCCTGGGCTGA
- a CDS encoding cache domain-containing protein: MHASTLIRSAILVSLLASPCAFAASEFGSAKEARAMLKKAVAEVKKDKAAALDKFNKGEAGFKDRDLYPFCADLDGNTTAHPTHKGKDLKVLTDKKGKAFGQEIFKVAKEGKISEVSYMWPKPGQAEPVKKVTYVTRVGDQVCGVGYYK; the protein is encoded by the coding sequence ATGCACGCTTCGACATTGATCCGGTCCGCGATCCTCGTGAGCCTCCTGGCCTCGCCTTGCGCCTTCGCCGCCTCCGAGTTCGGCAGCGCCAAGGAAGCCCGCGCCATGCTCAAGAAGGCCGTCGCCGAAGTGAAGAAGGACAAGGCCGCGGCCCTCGACAAGTTCAACAAGGGCGAGGCCGGCTTCAAGGACCGGGACCTCTATCCCTTCTGCGCCGACCTCGACGGCAACACGACCGCGCATCCGACGCACAAGGGCAAGGACCTCAAGGTGCTGACCGACAAGAAGGGCAAGGCCTTCGGCCAGGAGATCTTCAAGGTGGCCAAGGAAGGCAAGATCAGCGAGGTCTCGTACATGTGGCCCAAGCCGGGGCAGGCCGAGCCGGTGAAGAAGGTCACGTACGTCACCCGGGTGGGCGACCAGGTCTGCGGAGTGGGCTACTACAAGTAA
- a CDS encoding DMT family transporter codes for MDDHPLRRALPLILLSGLCFSTLDATAKYLVRDHTLLLVVWARYVGQMLIVTPISWHRAGPSFWRTNHLRMQLARSLCLVVATLSFFGALRYVPLAEGSAITFLAPMFAIALSGPILGEKPTRARWIAVVGGFVGILILVRPGSAVFHPATGFLVLAAIANAVYQLLTRRLPNDSQATTLFYSGLMGTLVLTVLLPVTGTTPTAFTVRDGIFLVMLGAFAGLGHWALTSAFLRAPASMIAPFTYMQMVWATLYGFLVFDQLPDALSALGMAVIVASGVLLLLHERRLTGTMSKDASR; via the coding sequence ATGGACGACCATCCGCTGCGGCGGGCCCTTCCGCTGATCCTGCTCTCGGGCCTGTGCTTCAGCACCCTCGACGCGACCGCCAAGTACCTGGTCCGCGATCACACCCTGCTCCTCGTCGTGTGGGCACGCTACGTGGGCCAGATGCTGATCGTCACGCCGATCTCGTGGCATCGCGCGGGGCCGTCGTTCTGGCGGACGAACCACCTGCGCATGCAGCTCGCGCGCTCGCTGTGCCTCGTGGTGGCGACACTCTCGTTCTTCGGCGCGCTGCGCTACGTGCCGCTCGCGGAAGGATCGGCGATCACCTTCCTGGCACCCATGTTCGCGATCGCGCTGTCGGGTCCGATCCTCGGAGAAAAGCCGACGCGCGCCCGCTGGATCGCGGTGGTCGGCGGCTTCGTCGGGATCCTCATCCTCGTGCGGCCGGGCTCCGCGGTGTTCCATCCAGCCACCGGGTTTCTCGTGCTGGCCGCGATCGCGAACGCGGTCTACCAGCTCCTCACGCGCCGGCTGCCCAACGACTCGCAGGCCACCACGCTCTTCTACTCGGGCCTCATGGGCACGCTCGTGCTGACCGTGCTGCTGCCGGTGACGGGCACCACGCCGACGGCCTTCACCGTTCGCGATGGCATCTTCCTCGTGATGCTGGGCGCGTTCGCGGGCCTGGGCCACTGGGCGCTCACCTCGGCGTTCCTTCGCGCCCCGGCCTCGATGATCGCGCCCTTTACGTACATGCAAATGGTCTGGGCGACGCTCTATGGTTTTCTCGTCTTCGACCAGCTCCCGGACGCGCTTTCGGCCCTCGGCATGGCCGTGATCGTGGCGAGCGGCGTGCTTTTGCTGCTGCACGAGCGGCGCCTGACCGGTACGATGAGCAAAGACGCATCCCGCTAG
- a CDS encoding pseudouridine synthase: protein MSRPTLKLPKKPPKPAPTPAKRKPTGPPRPRGPKPEANPAAKPASRPPRPRVDRGPRVDRAPAKPATQPAPVKVASSDDPRLSKRMGELGLCSRREADEWIENGWVKVDGVVATLGLRVKPDAKIEVDPTASRHQSEQVTIILNKPMGYVSGQPEDGHQPAMVLIKPENRWAEDPSTTKFQHTHLRGLAPAGRLDIDSTGLIVFTQDGRVAKRLIGQDSEVEKEYLVRVEGTLDEAGMNKLRHGLELDGVKLKPAQVSWANEDQLRFALREGRKRQIRRMCEMVGLVVTALKRVRTGAVPLGKLPVGQWRYLRRGEKF, encoded by the coding sequence ATGTCTCGCCCTACTCTCAAGCTCCCGAAGAAACCCCCCAAGCCCGCGCCGACACCGGCCAAGCGCAAACCCACGGGCCCGCCCCGACCGCGTGGACCCAAGCCGGAGGCGAATCCCGCTGCGAAGCCGGCGTCCCGGCCCCCGAGGCCGCGTGTGGATCGCGGGCCGCGCGTCGATCGCGCGCCGGCGAAACCGGCAACTCAGCCCGCACCCGTGAAAGTGGCGTCGAGCGACGATCCGCGCCTTTCGAAGCGCATGGGCGAGCTGGGCCTGTGCTCGCGCCGCGAAGCCGACGAATGGATCGAGAACGGCTGGGTGAAGGTCGATGGCGTGGTCGCCACCCTCGGCCTGCGCGTGAAGCCCGATGCGAAGATCGAAGTCGATCCGACTGCCTCGCGCCACCAGAGCGAGCAGGTGACGATCATCCTCAACAAGCCCATGGGCTACGTCTCCGGCCAGCCCGAGGACGGCCACCAGCCCGCGATGGTCCTGATCAAGCCCGAGAATCGCTGGGCCGAGGATCCGTCCACCACCAAGTTCCAGCACACGCACCTGCGCGGGCTCGCTCCCGCCGGGCGCCTCGACATCGATTCCACCGGCCTCATCGTCTTCACGCAGGACGGCCGCGTGGCCAAGCGCCTCATCGGCCAGGACTCCGAGGTCGAGAAGGAATACCTCGTGCGCGTCGAAGGCACGCTCGATGAAGCGGGCATGAACAAGCTGCGCCACGGCTTGGAGCTCGATGGGGTGAAGCTGAAGCCTGCGCAGGTGTCGTGGGCCAATGAAGACCAGCTGCGCTTCGCGTTGCGCGAAGGCCGCAAGCGCCAGATCCGCCGCATGTGCGAGATGGTCGGGCTCGTCGTCACGGCATTGAAGCGCGTGCGCACCGGCGCCGTGCCGCTCGGGAAGCTCCCGGTCGGGCAATGGCGCTACCTTCGGCGGGGAGAAAAGTTCTGA
- a CDS encoding nucleotide pyrophosphohydrolase produces the protein MSKDLDGLRDQVRAFARARDWEQFHSPKNLAMALSAESGELLEVFQWLTEAESRALTPQARNAAAEEIADVLIYLVRIADQLGIDPIAAAREKMVLNEKKYPADKARGTNKKYTEL, from the coding sequence ATGAGCAAGGATCTCGACGGCCTTCGCGACCAGGTGCGCGCGTTCGCACGGGCCCGCGACTGGGAGCAGTTCCACTCACCCAAGAATCTCGCGATGGCGCTCTCCGCGGAATCCGGCGAGCTCCTTGAAGTCTTCCAGTGGCTCACCGAGGCCGAGAGCCGCGCGTTGACGCCGCAAGCGCGCAACGCCGCGGCCGAGGAAATCGCCGACGTGCTCATCTACCTCGTGCGCATCGCCGACCAACTTGGCATCGATCCGATTGCCGCCGCCCGCGAGAAGATGGTGTTGAACGAAAAGAAGTATCCCGCGGACAAAGCGCGCGGAACCAACAAGAAGTACACCGAGTTGTAG
- a CDS encoding N5-glutamine methyltransferase family protein translates to MQPPPVIRWTEGGEARSARWRSERGAPPPTKVMVVDDTITADEAQGLAGQGVALLWRGDFHNARQMLTAIAHRLDRAPRKGKKVAAPSSRMDAFNAERQARAQRARTLGMLLVPLEADYTTPLRRAPDYREAFLEAYGPGDEPSVVSLRELQGVVGAHEWRRKGVDVKALGAKIHPHYGVFAPVRSEYVDLAMKAPLPAALANNSLAFDIGTGTGVLAAVLARRGVARVIATDLDPRALACARENIERLGLSATVEVVLANLFPEGRAPLVVCNPPWVPARPSSPLEHGIYDFESRMLKGFLQGLAAHLSPGGEGWLILSDLAVHLGLRSHDEMLASIAAAGLVVVGHLDAKPTHPRSSDVADPLYGARKAEVTSLWRLAAGAIVP, encoded by the coding sequence ATGCAGCCGCCACCCGTCATCCGCTGGACTGAAGGCGGCGAGGCCCGCTCGGCGCGCTGGCGCTCCGAACGCGGCGCCCCTCCCCCCACGAAGGTCATGGTCGTCGACGACACCATCACTGCTGACGAAGCCCAGGGCCTCGCGGGCCAGGGTGTGGCACTGCTCTGGCGCGGAGACTTCCACAACGCGCGGCAGATGCTCACCGCGATCGCGCACCGCCTCGACCGCGCGCCGCGCAAGGGCAAGAAGGTCGCGGCACCTTCATCGCGGATGGATGCCTTCAACGCAGAGCGCCAGGCGCGCGCGCAACGCGCGCGAACGCTGGGCATGCTCCTCGTACCGCTCGAGGCCGACTACACGACCCCGCTTCGCCGCGCACCCGACTATCGCGAAGCTTTCCTTGAAGCCTATGGGCCGGGCGACGAGCCCTCCGTCGTTTCGTTGCGGGAGCTGCAGGGCGTGGTCGGCGCGCACGAATGGCGCCGCAAGGGCGTGGACGTGAAGGCACTCGGCGCGAAGATCCATCCGCACTACGGCGTGTTCGCGCCGGTCCGCAGCGAGTACGTCGACCTGGCGATGAAAGCCCCGTTGCCCGCGGCCCTCGCGAACAACTCGCTCGCCTTCGACATCGGCACGGGAACGGGCGTGCTTGCCGCAGTGCTCGCGCGCCGCGGCGTCGCGCGCGTCATCGCCACCGACCTCGATCCGCGAGCGCTCGCCTGTGCGCGCGAGAACATCGAACGCCTTGGATTGTCGGCGACGGTCGAAGTCGTGCTCGCGAACCTCTTTCCGGAAGGGCGCGCTCCGCTCGTCGTGTGCAACCCGCCCTGGGTGCCCGCGCGCCCGAGCTCGCCGCTCGAGCACGGGATCTACGACTTCGAGAGCCGCATGCTCAAGGGCTTCCTCCAGGGACTGGCCGCGCACCTTTCGCCCGGCGGCGAAGGCTGGCTCATCCTCTCGGACCTCGCGGTGCACCTGGGCCTGCGATCGCACGACGAGATGCTCGCGTCGATCGCGGCCGCCGGGCTCGTCGTCGTGGGCCATCTCGATGCGAAGCCCACGCATCCGCGCTCGTCGGACGTCGCCGATCCGTTGTACGGCGCGCGCAAGGCGGAAGTCACGTCGCTCTGGCGGCTTGCCGCGGGTGCAATTGTGCCCTGA
- a CDS encoding serine hydrolase domain-containing protein has product MSNFDEAAAFASAHEIPWPRDPAADPSRWGVHHGDPPPFNRLRGPVHVRGGVSGVIRVRGAEVFSWGEPDRADQTYSVAKTYLALLAGMAQARGLLVVGERVSDRLPGIGFDSDHNRAITWEHLLTQTSEWQGECFGMPDQVEHFRRVSHDPKPPEGKKGERRALRAPGTYWEYNDVRINQLSLALLHLFRQPLPEVFLENVLRPLGGGTDFRWEGYEDSWVEIDGRRMQSVPGGTHWGGGVSISARDQARIGQLLLDGGVHQGREIIPREWVKRMRTPCETARFYGFLTWLNVDGRMFADASRASGFMFGAGGHTVWIEPEREAVVVVRWLDGAHSAGFVQLVSRALAG; this is encoded by the coding sequence ATGAGCAATTTCGACGAAGCCGCGGCGTTCGCATCGGCACACGAAATCCCCTGGCCGCGCGATCCCGCGGCCGATCCTTCACGTTGGGGCGTCCATCACGGCGACCCGCCCCCGTTCAATCGCCTGCGCGGCCCGGTGCATGTTCGCGGCGGCGTATCCGGGGTCATCCGGGTTCGCGGCGCGGAAGTGTTCTCCTGGGGCGAACCCGATCGCGCCGACCAGACCTACAGTGTCGCGAAGACCTACCTCGCGCTGCTCGCGGGCATGGCGCAGGCGCGCGGATTGCTGGTCGTGGGCGAGCGCGTAAGCGACCGACTACCCGGTATCGGTTTCGATTCCGACCACAACCGCGCGATCACCTGGGAACACCTGCTCACCCAGACCAGCGAATGGCAGGGCGAGTGCTTCGGCATGCCCGACCAGGTCGAACACTTCCGCCGCGTCTCGCACGATCCCAAGCCGCCCGAGGGCAAGAAGGGCGAGCGGCGCGCGCTGCGCGCGCCCGGGACCTACTGGGAATACAACGATGTCCGCATCAACCAGCTCTCGCTCGCGCTGCTGCATTTGTTCAGGCAGCCGTTGCCGGAAGTCTTCCTCGAGAACGTGCTGCGGCCGCTCGGCGGTGGCACGGATTTCCGCTGGGAAGGCTACGAGGATTCCTGGGTGGAGATCGACGGCCGCCGGATGCAATCCGTTCCGGGCGGCACGCACTGGGGCGGCGGGGTGTCGATCAGCGCGCGCGACCAGGCGCGCATCGGCCAGCTATTGCTCGACGGCGGCGTGCATCAGGGCCGGGAGATCATTCCGCGCGAGTGGGTGAAGCGCATGCGTACCCCGTGCGAGACGGCGCGGTTCTACGGCTTCCTCACCTGGCTCAACGTCGACGGACGCATGTTCGCGGATGCGTCGCGCGCGAGCGGGTTCATGTTCGGAGCGGGTGGGCACACGGTGTGGATCGAGCCTGAGCGCGAAGCGGTGGTCGTGGTGCGCTGGCTTGACGGCGCGCACTCGGCGGGCTTCGTGCAGCTCGTGAGTCGCGCCCTCGCGGGCTGA
- a CDS encoding Crp/Fnr family transcriptional regulator, with translation MGVKLDLFHDETGGDTFPAGHVVFQEADMGSEMYVVLEGEIELSINGNVVETLGPGEPFGEMALIDQEPRVATAIAKTPCRLLAIPEKRFLFLVSAMPHFSLQIMKVMADRLRKMNSRT, from the coding sequence ATGGGCGTCAAGCTCGATTTATTCCACGACGAGACCGGTGGAGACACCTTCCCGGCGGGGCACGTCGTCTTCCAGGAAGCCGACATGGGATCCGAAATGTACGTCGTGCTCGAAGGCGAGATCGAGCTGTCGATCAATGGCAACGTCGTCGAGACCCTCGGGCCCGGCGAGCCGTTTGGCGAGATGGCGCTGATCGACCAGGAGCCGCGGGTGGCGACCGCGATCGCCAAGACGCCCTGCCGGCTCCTGGCCATTCCCGAGAAGCGCTTCCTCTTCCTGGTCTCGGCGATGCCGCACTTCTCGCTGCAGATCATGAAGGTCATGGCCGATCGCCTGCGGAAGATGAATAGCCGCACCTGA
- a CDS encoding DsbA family oxidoreductase: MKPRLDIAFVSDIACPWCAIGLASLDKALARIDADIETTLRFEPFELNPDMGEEGAEVATYLARKYGRTPEQVAQVQARIREHGAAVGFAFAPRTHVWNTFNAHRLLYWAGLEGRAPELKRALLRAYHGEGRNPGAKDVLMELAGAVGLDAARAKAILEGDEFASEVRDRERFWQQAGVGGVPLVVVNDRHAIEGAQPPEAYEQALRQIAAAVA, from the coding sequence ATGAAACCTCGCCTCGACATCGCCTTCGTCTCCGATATCGCGTGCCCCTGGTGCGCGATCGGTCTTGCCTCGCTCGACAAAGCCCTTGCGCGCATCGACGCAGACATCGAAACGACGTTGCGCTTCGAACCTTTCGAGCTGAATCCGGACATGGGCGAGGAGGGTGCCGAAGTCGCGACGTACCTTGCGCGCAAGTACGGCCGCACGCCGGAGCAAGTGGCCCAGGTCCAGGCCCGGATCCGCGAGCACGGTGCGGCGGTGGGTTTCGCGTTCGCGCCTCGCACCCACGTGTGGAACACCTTCAATGCGCACCGGCTGCTGTACTGGGCCGGGCTCGAGGGTCGCGCGCCCGAACTCAAGCGAGCGCTGCTTCGCGCCTATCACGGCGAGGGCCGCAATCCGGGCGCGAAAGACGTTCTCATGGAGCTCGCTGGCGCGGTCGGACTCGATGCGGCCCGGGCAAAGGCGATCCTGGAAGGCGACGAGTTCGCCTCCGAGGTCCGCGATCGGGAACGCTTCTGGCAACAAGCGGGCGTGGGCGGCGTGCCGCTGGTCGTCGTGAACGACAGGCACGCGATCGAAGGGGCCCAGCCGCCGGAGGCCTATGAGCAGGCGCTTCGGCAGATTGCCGCTGCCGTCGCGTGA
- the uraD gene encoding 2-oxo-4-hydroxy-4-carboxy-5-ureidoimidazoline decarboxylase, with product MARLAAIYEHSPWVAERSFEARPFASLEALHAAMQGSMLAATADEQMALIRAHPELAGRLAAAQLTEHSRAEQAGSGLDRVSAEERARMQALNDRYREKFGFPFIVAVKGLGWSGIIERMEARLPNTREAEVATALEQIGRIARFRLEALAS from the coding sequence GTGGCCCGCCTGGCCGCCATCTACGAGCACTCGCCGTGGGTTGCGGAGCGTTCCTTCGAGGCTCGGCCCTTCGCTTCGCTCGAAGCATTGCACGCGGCCATGCAGGGCTCGATGCTCGCGGCGACCGCGGACGAACAGATGGCGCTGATCCGCGCGCATCCGGAATTGGCCGGGCGGCTCGCGGCGGCGCAATTGACGGAGCATTCACGCGCGGAGCAGGCGGGCTCGGGGCTCGATCGCGTGTCTGCGGAAGAGCGCGCGCGCATGCAGGCGCTGAACGACCGCTACCGCGAGAAGTTCGGCTTTCCCTTCATCGTCGCGGTGAAGGGGCTGGGCTGGTCGGGAATCATCGAACGCATGGAAGCGCGGCTTCCCAACACGCGCGAAGCGGAAGTTGCGACGGCGCTGGAGCAAATTGGGCGCATCGCGCGCTTCCGCCTGGAGGCGCTTGCGTCATGA
- the puuE gene encoding allantoinase PuuE yields MPRINDDASTYPRDLIGYGANPPRADWPGGARIALQFVLNYEEGAENSVLHGDAASEVFLSEIVGAQPFVGARHMNMESLYEYGSRAGVWRLLRLFRERKLPLTVFAVAMALERHREVARAFAEDGHEIASHGWRWINYHGMPEAEEREHIARAVEVIREVTGERPLGWYTGRTSENTRRLVAEYGGFLYDADSYADDLPYWEMAAGKPQLIVPYTLDTNDMRFATPQGFNTGEQFFTYLRDAFDVLYAEGETAPKMLSIGLHCRLAGRPARLASLARFLDHVQKHERVWICRRIDIARHWIARHPWVPKA; encoded by the coding sequence ATGCCACGGATCAACGACGACGCATCGACATACCCACGGGACCTGATCGGCTACGGCGCCAACCCGCCCCGGGCGGATTGGCCCGGCGGCGCGCGCATCGCGCTGCAGTTCGTCCTCAATTACGAGGAAGGCGCGGAGAACTCGGTGCTGCACGGCGATGCCGCCTCCGAGGTGTTCCTCTCCGAGATCGTCGGCGCGCAGCCCTTCGTCGGCGCGCGCCACATGAACATGGAGTCGCTCTACGAATACGGCAGCCGCGCGGGCGTCTGGCGCCTGCTGCGTCTTTTCCGGGAGCGGAAACTCCCGCTCACCGTGTTCGCGGTCGCGATGGCACTGGAGCGGCATCGCGAGGTGGCGCGTGCATTCGCCGAGGACGGGCACGAGATCGCCTCGCACGGCTGGCGCTGGATCAACTACCACGGCATGCCGGAAGCGGAGGAACGCGAGCACATCGCGCGCGCGGTCGAGGTGATCCGCGAAGTCACGGGCGAGCGTCCGCTGGGCTGGTACACGGGCCGCACGAGCGAGAACACGCGGCGCCTCGTGGCCGAGTACGGCGGTTTCCTCTATGACGCGGATTCGTACGCCGACGACCTTCCGTACTGGGAGATGGCCGCGGGCAAGCCGCAGCTCATCGTCCCGTACACGCTCGACACCAACGACATGCGATTCGCCACGCCGCAGGGCTTCAACACGGGCGAGCAGTTCTTCACCTACCTGCGCGATGCGTTCGATGTGCTCTACGCTGAAGGCGAGACCGCGCCGAAGATGCTCTCGATCGGCCTGCATTGCCGCCTTGCGGGGCGGCCCGCGCGCCTCGCCTCGCTGGCTCGCTTTCTCGACCACGTGCAGAAGCACGAGCGCGTGTGGATCTGCCGGCGCATCGACATCGCGCGCCATTGGATCGCGCGCCATCCCTGGGTGCCGAAGGCGTGA
- the uraH gene encoding hydroxyisourate hydrolase, whose protein sequence is MGILTTHVLDTYHGVPAAGVPIELARLGGTRETIVRTVTDADGRCAAPLLANDTFRTGQYELAFDLEAYFRGKGVVLPDPPFLSTVVIRIGIADPAGRYHVPLLASPWSYSTYRGS, encoded by the coding sequence ATGGGCATCTTAACGACTCACGTGCTGGATACCTACCACGGCGTGCCGGCCGCCGGCGTCCCGATCGAGCTCGCGCGCCTGGGCGGGACTCGTGAAACGATCGTGCGCACCGTCACCGATGCCGATGGCCGCTGCGCCGCACCCCTGCTCGCGAACGACACGTTCCGCACCGGCCAGTACGAGCTTGCCTTCGACCTCGAGGCCTACTTCCGCGGCAAGGGCGTGGTCCTGCCCGATCCCCCGTTCCTCTCCACGGTGGTGATCCGTATCGGCATCGCCGATCCCGCGGGCCGCTACCACGTGCCGCTGCTTGCGTCGCCCTGGAGCTATTCGACTTATCGCGGCAGCTGA
- the xdhA gene encoding xanthine dehydrogenase small subunit has translation MARPAKFLLDGRVVTAADASPTTTLLQYLRGPLGRCGTKEGCAEGDCGACTVVIGEPSAEGMRYRAVNSCIRFVPTVDGKEVVTVESLRAPDGTLHPVQQALVDAHASQCGFCTPGFVMSLFALWLERDNVTREQAVEALSGNLCRCTGYRPILEAASHMHGLGPSKHWPKGAEHDKRRRALLPADESPVRMPGYFAPRTVAELARAYLEAPESLLLAGGTDVGLWVTKQLRELPPIIYIGDVADLERISERDGALEIGAAVSLTDGYGAIVARYPMLSELADRFGSPPVRNSGTLCGNVANGSPIGDSMPVLIALGAEVVLRRGEQERTLPMEALYLAYRKNAMQPGEFVRAVRVPLPRADRLVATYKISKRRDQDISAVCAAFAMTLKGANVDEARIAYGGMAATPKRAIAAEAALRGKPWNADTVRAAVTALASDFEPIGDMRASAAYRLRMAGALLERFLAQTGERA, from the coding sequence ATGGCACGCCCGGCGAAGTTCCTCCTGGATGGCAGGGTGGTCACGGCTGCCGACGCCTCCCCCACCACCACCTTGCTGCAATACCTGCGCGGCCCGCTCGGCCGCTGCGGCACCAAGGAAGGGTGCGCCGAGGGTGATTGCGGTGCATGCACGGTGGTGATCGGCGAGCCGAGCGCCGAGGGCATGCGCTACCGCGCTGTGAATTCCTGCATTCGCTTCGTGCCCACGGTGGACGGCAAGGAAGTGGTCACGGTCGAGAGCCTGCGCGCGCCCGACGGCACGCTTCACCCCGTGCAGCAGGCGCTGGTCGATGCGCACGCCTCGCAGTGCGGGTTCTGCACGCCGGGCTTCGTGATGTCGCTCTTCGCGCTCTGGCTGGAGCGCGACAACGTCACGCGGGAGCAGGCCGTCGAGGCGCTCTCCGGAAACCTCTGCCGCTGCACCGGCTACCGGCCGATCCTCGAGGCCGCGAGCCACATGCATGGGCTCGGTCCCTCGAAGCATTGGCCCAAGGGCGCCGAGCACGACAAACGGCGGCGCGCCCTGCTCCCGGCGGACGAAAGCCCCGTGCGGATGCCCGGTTACTTCGCGCCACGCACCGTCGCGGAACTTGCTCGCGCCTACCTTGAAGCCCCCGAGTCCTTGCTGCTGGCGGGCGGCACCGATGTAGGACTGTGGGTCACGAAGCAACTGCGCGAGCTGCCACCCATCATCTATATAGGCGACGTCGCGGATCTCGAACGCATCTCCGAGAGGGACGGCGCACTGGAGATCGGCGCCGCCGTGAGCCTCACCGACGGCTACGGCGCGATCGTCGCGCGCTACCCGATGCTCTCCGAGCTGGCCGATCGTTTCGGTTCGCCACCCGTGCGCAATTCCGGAACGCTCTGCGGCAACGTCGCCAACGGCTCGCCCATCGGCGACTCGATGCCGGTGCTGATCGCGCTCGGGGCCGAAGTCGTCCTGCGCCGTGGCGAGCAGGAGCGCACGCTGCCGATGGAGGCGCTCTACCTCGCCTACCGAAAGAACGCGATGCAGCCGGGCGAGTTCGTGCGTGCGGTGCGCGTACCCCTGCCCCGCGCCGACCGGCTCGTGGCTACCTACAAGATCTCGAAGCGCCGCGACCAGGACATCTCCGCGGTGTGCGCGGCCTTCGCGATGACTCTCAAGGGCGCAAACGTGGACGAGGCGCGCATCGCCTACGGCGGCATGGCCGCCACGCCCAAGCGCGCGATTGCCGCGGAAGCCGCGCTGCGCGGCAAGCCCTGGAACGCCGACACGGTGCGCGCGGCGGTGACCGCGCTCGCGAGCGACTTCGAGCCGATCGGCGACATGCGCGCGAGCGCGGCCTATCGCCTGCGCATGGCCGGTGCATTGCTCGAGCGCTTCCTCGCGCAAACGGGAGAACGCGCGTGA